CGATTTACCCCCACCACTTGTTCTCCTAGAAAACAAGGGGGTGGCGTCAAGTGAACTCACCTCATCCGTTGTTGTTGACGACCGACAATCGGTTTATTACACGTCAGTGTCAACTGTCAGTacgatttgaaaatatttaaaaaaaatatattttataactttaattcaaaaaaacatgatCCGATTTGTAATATCAATCACAAATCGGATacggatataaaaaaattgctgttAACGCATATTGAAACAACCATCCCTAAATTTTCTTCTGTAAATGACGTTCTAGTTGACGTTAAAATGAGTTTGTACCTTTGGTTTGTAcctagaaaataatctttcaaCATCACAACTTGTAAATAgagcataaataaaatactgaGCTATTGAACCATATTTTTCCTTAAGAGTTAAAGGCAATTTGTTGAACAATTCTCAAATGCGAACAACAATTTTACCACAAAGGGAAACTAAaaacaattcttaaaaaaaacaataatacgaACTCAAACAGAACTCCAACTTCCAATTAAAGGTAACTAAAGAAAGATAAATAGCaaatttgacgaaattatGCGGATGAAAAGCGTCGAATACTGCACATTTGGACAACAGTGAAATCGTACTGACAGTTGACAATGTTGACATTGATGCGCAATAAAAAACCGATCGTCGGTCGTCAATAACAACCGATCATTTTCTAggagaacaagtggagggggtAAATCGTATCGTTCCGTTACAAAAATTCCGGGCCCTaagttatcaccataacaacattaagttttaaatacatacattagatttagctggaacaaaatgaatctttgttaattattcaataactataagaaatattccccacaaactatatatatttgttatcagaagaaaataacaaattattttaagtcatagccaactatggtttccatttaaaaaaataaagttacgtctaaaatctcgaaaataaaagatgggaaaaaaattctacctacgccactgaattcttcgtaaaaagttgcccatataatgttttatttataatactccatctttgataataagtgagatattcgcgattgtcgtttttgcaaaattttcagtttttgccgatagggcgaaaacaaaagacgatagttgtgcggagttttcggcattagcattttctcgaaaaacgagatcatgacatgtaagctactttttttctatctcttttagtttcggagatagcctatgcggacatcgaaattgggacaccctatACCTTATTATTAGGTATGCCTAAATCTTTCGAAACAGTAATAACtctattagaaaatattcccagaaaagaaataaattacgaAATGGCTAAATCAAAGTTGAGaactgaaattgaaaaaaggaAAGCTTCGGAGCGaataattacaaataattcaaatacCAATAACTTAAATCATGCCTCATTTATTTCCAATCGACAAGCTGTATGTTATCTTTGTAACAAACCAGGACATTTTCAACGAGATTGCCATACAAGCGAACAAAGTGGACTTTAAGGTCAAGGTCGTGGTTACTTTAGAGGCAATAGATATAATAATGGAAACTTTAGAAGAGGATTTGAGAGAAAAGGAGCATGGGGAAACTATGGAAGAGTAACCAGGGGATACCATTATGGTAATCATGGATATCAAGGAAAAGTCAAGTTTCCACAACATGTTGAAAATAGATGCAGTCATCAGGCAGAAAAGGAAGATCATCAAAGCAGTAATGAAGAGGAAGAAAGCACCAATCCAAATTGCTGTTGCTGAAAAACACCAATACATGAAAGCAATAGGTGTAGATAAAATTAAGGTATTTACTAAAATCAAAGGATAAAACATTGGTTGTACAATTAAGAATGTATTTTATGTTCCAATGGCTTGAAGAAACCTTTTATCAGTTAAGAGATTATATGctgcaaatataaaaattgtattaagtAATATTATGGTTAAACTATATAGCAGAGAAGATTTAGTAGGTGTAGGGCATTTAAATAATCTATATAACGtttcatttcaaattaaaaacaatgaatacattaatgttgaaaaagaaacaacaCCATCAAAATTATGGCACAAAAGATACAGTCATTTATGTCAagcaaatttagaaaaaataatcaaaaataatttagtaaggcccacttttaccacctcctgTCATTCTAGCTGTTAGCATTACAGGAGGTTAGCGCGTAACATTAggttatctcgaaaacggctTTTACCACTCCGACTTATGAGGAGGTTAAGTTTATTGCAAGGTTAGGAGATATATCTAGGGGAATTTTATTAAGACGGTTGGCCGAACGTATAAATGATCTAAAATTGGATTATTTgtaaatgtttgtaaacaactcTTTGACAAGTGACATTTCTTAGCGATTGTCGTTGTGTAGTTGTGATTAGAAAACTAGAATAAGAGAAAATGGCTATGGATTCCATTCAATCAATTTCAGGCGACAAAAAACGTCCGCGatcaattaactttaaaatggaAGAGGTCGATTTATTGATCGAATTGATCTCCGAccgaaaaaaagttatagaaaataaaaaaagtgataCCGTCACCTGGAAAGAGAAACAAAATGTAAGTGTAGTATAAAacacaattttcaatttcaatgtTATGGCGATTTATTGTATGCAGGTGTGGGAGGAGATAGCGGCGACGATGAGTGCTACAACGGGAGTTGCAAGAGACTCAAAATCGTTGCGCACaaagtatgaatttttaaaaaaaaccgtTCGCAAAAAATGTGCGGAcatgaaacaagaaaaattgaaaactggTGGAGGTCCTTGTTCCGAAATACAACTCACACCTatcgaagaaaaaattaaaggtaaattttaaagtacaTTTAaggtttaaattataaatatagaaTAGCCTCTGTTATCTGTTCATGTGGAATTTGTTCATTAATATGATTATGTTCTTTCTAgctttgataattttgagtGTAGACGGAATGAGGTCTATTTGTGATTCTGACGcagtaaacaattttttgtcgGAGATATCGTTAGCACCTGCTGATGTAGGTGCTAATATGTCTCTTACAGAACAAACATCTGCATCAGCAGGTGCTAGTTCTGAATAGGCCGgcaaagaattatttattgatgcaGAATCACAAATAAACACACCCACCCCAGAGGATGAAGTCAACAAAAGTCAAAAAGAAAGTGATTGGAATGTTTGGACTCCCAAACAATTACGGAAGAGAAAGAGTAGTGTTTTAGAAAGTGGCAAACGAAAAGGTAgagttgaaataaatacagtaAGATTAggagaattaataaaaatagtttacaGGTGACAACAAAACAATTCACAATAGCTACAATgaatatattgaaaaaaaaaaagaactgtgcaatttaaaaattgctaatgAAAAAGAACGGCACCAATTAGAAATGGAGGtactaaaatataaattagaaattaaaaagaaaaaattggcctcattagaaaaaaattagttttattattttgttacatTGTTTATTACTTATTGTAAATATATATGTTATCGCAAAGTTTCGAAATATTGTATCATTTCTGCCCTTTTATCACCGGCAATGTCATCACCATTTCTCTCCACTTCTATGTTGGGGTTATTATCGTCATCCTCATCCTCGGGTGGTAACGGTTCCTTCATGTCAACGCATATATTATGAATAACCGCCGTTGAAACAATGATTGGTTGTATCCttacaaataaaagaaataatcacggaataatttttttaactaattgGTTCTAATTGTTACCTTTCCGTCGCCACCCTCATTTCCAATCTTAAAACTTGGAATCGTCTCTTCCAAACCCCATACTGCCGTTCTACGACATTTCGGGTCCTTATTTGAGCTTCATTATAGAGACGCTCTGCCTCTGTCCTTGGTGCGACAAGGGGAgttaacaaataatttctaaaatgGAACAGTTCATTTACtatgtttattataattcTCTTACAGTGTGAACTTACGTATTGCGATACCCACTGTCCCCAAGCAATATACCGTTTCCAAAATGGCCCTGTTCAAACCTGTTGCGTATActgctattattaaaaatagtttgaTCGTGCGTGGATCCAGGCCATCTAGCCACTATATCTAAAATTTTCAGATTTGCGTCCGATACCGTCTGTACATTAAAGGAAAAATAGCCTTTTCTATTCCTAAAATTTTCTGCTTGGTCTCCACCTAAAATATAACATAAGAAATGTTTGATATACATTGGTATATCATATTTCTAACAATACCTGGCGATTGAATTCGTACATGCGTACAATCGATGGTGCCAATAACCAAAGGAAATCGAGCAATGTTATAAAAGCTTCTTTGCGCTTTTCCAATGTCGTCACCCTCCGGCATTTTGCAGTATTGGGGTCTTAAATTGGCAATGGCTATTGCCACCAACTTCACTATTTGAGATGCTGCAGCTTCACTGACCCCACAAAAATCAGCCACAGCCAGCAACATATTACCCGTAGcaaaaaatcttaatgttaataataaccgGTTTGAGGCAAATATTGCTGAATTTCtagaaaataatatcttttattttacaaatgaTACTAAATTATACAATATACAATACCTTTCCGTTCGtggtttaatgttttcttcaaCCTCTGACAACAACCGATGAAAACATTCTTTGGAAAGGCGGAACCTCTTTACGAATTCGGCGTCAGATAAATGATGAACATGATCGATTCTTTCTTTCATGACTCGGCCACCACGAATAGGAAATAATTCCTTGATTTCTTCCAGATCTTCAATCATCTCTTCGTCACTGCTACTTTCACGTTCAAAATCCATTTCAATACAAACACAACCACCGCTCGTTTCTTTTAGGTTATGAATTTGACACACGTGTGTTGTTTGAACGGTACGCCACCTCGCGGAAATAGTTGAATCACTTTTAACCTACCGGTCAGACCGATAACAGGCACCGAAACCGGCTGTCAATGTTACGCCAAAAATAACCGGTAGGTCAACGCTAACAGTAACATAAAAACGGTGGTAAAAGAcgatttttgacataacatgAGGTTAAAGATAACAGCAAGAATAAcaggaggtggtaaaagtgggccttaatggaattaaaaatttaaaaacgattaatttttaattttgtgattCTTGTGTTAGgatcaaattaaatagaataaagTTTGGAACAAGAACAAAAGCAAAACGGTTATTAGAAATCGTACATACAGATATTGCAGGACCAATAACTCCTTTATCACATGATAATGGAAAATactttattacatttattgATGATTATTCGAATGTTTTAAAGAATATGTAAATATGGCTCAGTCAAAATTTAATCTCAAAATAGCAACTATAAGATTTGATAATGGTAGAGAATATAATTCAAAGGAAATTAGATCTTTTTGTAGAAATAATGGAACTTTAATCGATTATCCTGTAACATATACACCCcaagaaaatggaaaatcgGAAAAATTCAATAGAACATTAATCGAAAAGGCAAGAGTAATGGTTGAAGatgcaaaaatatataacctCCTTATATAACAGGAATCGTACAAcatcaaatataaataatgtgACACCAGCAGAATTATGGTATAAAAGAAAACTGaatgttgaaaatttaagaatttttggaGTAACTGCATATGCCTATATAGGCTCCTAAGGAACTGAGACAAAAATTTGATCCAACACCTGAAAAATGTATAATGATAGGATACACAACTACTGGATATAGATTATGGagtttagaaaagaaaaagtaatagtttcaaaatctgttatttttaataaagaagaattttattatgaaagtAAGTCAAAACCAATACAAATAcaggaagaaaataaagaattttaagaTGACGAAGTACTAGATAGCGACCCAGAAGGAAAAGGAAATGTTGAACAAAAGGAAAACAGGAAAATTGGTGAATAGAATAATAAAACTACCACGGAAATACGATGCTTATGAAATGTATATGTCATTTAAtgcaatcaattttttagacAGGGTACCTGAAAATGCTACAGATTTAGAAGGAAGAGATGACAAatctttttgacacttttagattatacgaaaatgtaagttgtgttacaacattttttttcttaatattttccgatccaacccaacgattattatagatcgttttagaaagaaagctttgaggtttaatttaaaataagtttcattccttaatttcaataaatacggctttcaggaatttttaaattagcatcttttttgacacttttaggttatacgaaaatataagttttgttttaacatttttttttctcaatatttttccaatccaacccatcaattattatacatcattttaaagaggaagctttgagctttaatttagaatgtctcatttcttaatttcgataaatacggtttccaggaatttttaaattagcattttttttgacacttagattatgcgaaaatgttagtttttactcaatatgttttttctAACTACAggtctgataaataaatattcaaatttactgCGTCCACGAAATGTCGTAGCGCAAGTTCAAAAAAAAGAGGAAGTTGTGAAAACTGTTCTGCCAAAGTTAGACCCCACTCAAAATGTACTGCgtgcaatgtttatttatgttgtaatgaaagaaagatctgtttttctgaatatcataatgtgatttagctaaagcaagtattatttattttctaacgtaataaaaaatgtattatttttatattggcAATAAAGAAAAGcatcactaaaatatattttaatgccTGATGGTACTCTCAAGTACCATTATCCTTCTGGAATGGGGGGATTGCATATCTTGCTtaaattgattccaaaggcgtttactgagtgtattttgatagcgttttaattctgtcacaaagtttcaacatttttaacttcttggaacacaaagggttaagttGTGCACGAGTTTGTCTGGACAGTGTTACCAGAACCTGCTTTTGACTCTGAGATATAATTCGACAattatatttgaatatttaaatttttcaatttattagtaaatttagtaatgtcatttttattaaaataattcttttcgaTAGAAGAGGGGCTATTTTCTGGCCACTTTAGAATAACATTACAATACACATCTTCTTTCAGgtatccatttaaaaaaactgttttcatatccagttgtttaaatacaaatttgaaaaattaaacttaagtCTTCTATAAAGAAATGGTTCTTATCTTAAATTACAGTTTAaagtttcctctttaaaacgatgtattgcATTcggttttataaaaagttgttgcagagatagtttaaaaattgaaagactaaattttaacttttaattaaaatcatctATAATGTCcgccaactttaaaaaatcattctaaaCTTACTATAAGGTATAGAAAAATGGgttatctcaaattaaagattaaagtttcctctttaaaacgatgtatcgCATTCGGTTTTATGAAAAGCTGTTGGAGagatagcttaaaaattgaaagactaaattttaacttttaattaaaatcatcaataatgtccgccaactttaaaaaatcattctaaaCTTACTATAGGgtatagaaaaatgtgttatatctcaaattaaagattgaagtttcctctttaagaCGATGTATCGCATTCGGTTTTATAAAAAGCTGTTGGAGAGGTAGCTTAAAAAAGTTGAAAGactaaattttaacttttttaataaaatcatctaaaatatacgccaactttaaaaaatcaatcttaatttattacaagGTATAGAGAAATGTgctatatctcaaattaaagattaaagtttccTCTGAGATATAATTCGACAattatatttgaatatttaaatttttcaatttaataaaaattaatttattagtaaatttagtaatgtcatttttattaaaataattcttttcgaTAGAAGAGGGGCTATTTTCTGGCCACTTTAGAATAACATTACAATATACACATCTTCTTTCAGgtatccatttaaaaaaactgttttcatatccagttgtttaaacaCAAATTTGTGTTGATTTCCTATTGATAATAGAATTCGAATTGTTGTTATTTTCGCAACTGGTGAGTAAATTTCGtcataatcaaaaaaatttcgttGACAACATCCTCGTACCACTAATCTACCTTTATATTGTTCCTCTATCTTTTGTTCTAAGGGTTTTCTAGCAAATACCCATTTCTCTGTTACAAGTTATTTCTAGTCctaaaaaattcttcaaatcaCTCgtcttttaaagcaaattcatCCATTAAGTTCTTCTTGCATTTTTCTTCTTGCAAAATTTATGAAAGTTGTGTTACTTCAATTTGTTTAACATTTTACAGATAACGTTACATGAATAATGATACAAATAATTCTAATCAACGAGACATTTCCGCTATTCTCGTAACACTTAGCACGTTCACCTCGATTCCTTTCCATTAAATATTCCATATATTGAACTACTCATTCGATTTTAGtctttctttttgtaaaagtTCTCTCCGTTCATGGATCAGTAACCATCGTGTCTGAGCAAAATACATATAACTTACAAGATTCGCGTCGTGATTTCCGTCACGGGAAGCGATGATTGACCCAATACTCGACACCGTATTTCCATTAAGCATAGAATTAACCAGCTAACACGGTTAGTTGCACAAACTGAACGGTTACTTTCTGCatataaattaacttttacccaaaaaaaacattttcttgtgattcgttttataacaaaacatACAAATGACACGCCGAACAATCAGTGTTAACTCGCCTCgtgatttcttttattatttgctCATTTTTTGCGAATCCCTCGTGCCTCAGCGTTATTATTTCGAGATAGTGGAACGAGCTGGACGTGCGTTTTTCTGCGTTCCTCCGCGCGAAATGATGATTTGTTTTAAGCGTCATTAATCACTTTCAAACTCGAGTACCATCCATCCATCCTCACCGAAAACCCTCCCTTTGCTACTGCTACCAAACACGATCATGGTCGTGCTCgttcaaatttatatatttagtaattcgatatgattttttttctgtgaCACTTCAAAGAAATGTAGTTCTTGgaattctttttgaattttttgattaaaagttGTCTTGAAAACGGTTTTGTACGACGAAACGTCCAAAACGGGCGTCCGTGTAATCCTAAAACACTTATTACGTCCcataaatcaatatttataacCCGGCTTAACGAACGAGCTAATTTATTCAGTCCATCGCTAACGAAACCAGCCCCGCGGAACGACCAGGAATGTTGTATCTATACGAACGGAAAACGACCTTCCATCGTTCCAACCACACAACAATCATTAGTTTTCTATCTTAATGAAGCgttcataagaaaaaataacaactCGAAAACCCACACAATTATACACGAATTCTATTCCCTGAAATAACTCTTA
This region of Onthophagus taurus isolate NC chromosome 3, IU_Otau_3.0, whole genome shotgun sequence genomic DNA includes:
- the LOC111421861 gene encoding putative nuclease HARBI1; amino-acid sequence: MDFERESSSDEEMIEDLEEIKELFPIRGGRVMKERIDHVHHLSDAEFVKRFRLSKECFHRLLSEVEENIKPRTERNSAIFASNRLLLTLRFFATGNMLLAVADFCGVSEAAASQIVKLVAIAIANLRPQYCKMPEGDDIGKAQRSFYNIARFPLVIGTIDCTHVRIQSPGGDQAENFRNRKGYFSFNVQTVSDANLKILDIVARWPGSTHDQTIFNNSSIRNRFEQGHFGNGILLGDSGYRNTNYLLTPLVAPRTEAERLYNEAQIRTRNVVERQYGVWKRRFQVLRLEMRVATERIQPIIVSTAVIHNICVDMKEPLPPEDEDDDNNPNIEVERNGDDIAGDKRAEMIQYFETLR
- the LOC111421863 gene encoding myb/SANT-like DNA-binding domain-containing protein 3; amino-acid sequence: MAMDSIQSISGDKKRPRSINFKMEEVDLLIELISDRKKVIENKKSDTVTWKEKQNVWEEIAATMSATTGVARDSKSLRTKYEFLKKTVRKKCADMKQEKLKTGGGPCSEIQLTPIEEKIKALIILSVDGMRSICDSDAVNNFLSEISLAPADVGANMSLTEQTSASAGASSE